In Arachis hypogaea cultivar Tifrunner chromosome 17, arahy.Tifrunner.gnm2.J5K5, whole genome shotgun sequence, a single window of DNA contains:
- the LOC140180844 gene encoding disease resistance protein RPS5-like: protein MQFDFESRESTFNGIFEALQDDSISSVAVYGMGGVGKTTLARHVGKRVKEMNMFDLVLPVHVTTAENVKRIQGDIAAGLGLRLGEESDLAERQRQLSLRLRNEEHVLIILDDLWDKLDLQKIGILNNHCKVLLTTRSQQVAYLMGCQRSFHLFLLTLEENWDLFKRCAGIHDDRFEPDLLAIAKEVSAHCEGLPLTISILGSALRARTVYLWKQVLKDLMSSRGKGLNWEDDSTNFIIQIIVVIYNIILASKEAKIIFLICGMYPEDYEILIEDLFQHVIRLRLCSKTDVIATITSLKDSSLLMPSITSKDHVLMHDLVRYAARKIIFKEKPTNRDNISEYMNALYNEEHFQWQEALHQLLCRLFGATEYPESSSSTSSELQVAQSYSSTIPRPSGKMVDFYGLCQVDKSFLPLLKEACTNNPNLIESQRKHSEMLRQSAFDSLGRLLFLLHNVRIRDWINHKQELQMYWEQAKLMKFDLEWLSPAMERVLSSADLARIEALREEEKYWNEEASKLREKLKIVEDKAAVIRTEIVLTESKLDGFAIGYGSEAGVVSKVSPWRKIFLFR from the coding sequence ATGCAGTTTGACTTTGAATCAAGAGAAAGCACTTTCAATGGAATCTTCGAAGCCTTACAAGATGATAGCATCTCCAGTGTGGCAGTGTACGGCATGGGTGGAGTAGGAAAGACAACCTTAGCAAGGCATGTAGGTAAAAGAGTAAAGGAGATGAACATGTTTGACCTTGTTCTACCTGTTCATGTGACAACAGCTGAAAATGTCAAGAGGATTCAAGGTGACATAGCTGCCGGGTTAGGACTTCGATTGGGAGAGGAATCCGATCTAGCTGAAAGACAGAGACAACTATCACTTAGATTAAGAAATGAAGAACATGTACTCATAATTTTGGATGACTTATGGGATAAGCTTGATCTGCAAAAGATTGGGATTTTAAACAATCACTGTAAAGTCCTCTTAACTACGAGAAGTCAACAAGTTGCATATTTGATGGGATGTCAACGCAGCTTTCATCTATTTCTTTTAACTTTAGAAGAAAATTGGGATTTGTTCAAGAGGTGCGCAGGCATCCATGATGATCGGTTCGAGCCGGACTTACTTGCTATAGCAAAGGAAGTTTCAGCACACTGTGAAGGATTACCACTTACCATTTCAATATTGGGGTCAGCTCTAAGAGCAAGAACTGTTTACCTATGGAAACAAGTCTTGAAAGATTTAATGAGTTCAAGAGGGAAGGGTTTGAATTGGGAAGATGATAGTACTAATTTTATAATCCAGATAATAGTGGTGATCTATAATATTATACTTGCAAGCAAAGAAGCTAAAATCATATTCTTAATATGTGGTATGTATCCAGAAGATTATGAAATTCTCATTGAAGATCTGTTCCAACATGTAATTAGACTAAGGTTGTGCAGCAAAACTGATGTGATTGCAACCATCACTAGCCTCAAGGACTCTAGCTTGTTGATGCCTTCAATTACAAGTAAAGACCATGTGCTAATGCATGATTTGGTCCGTTATGCTGCTAGGAAGATAATCTTTAAAGAGAAACCTACCAACAGGGACAATATCAGTGAGTATATGAATGCGCTTTATAATGAGGAACATTTTCAATGGCAAGAGGCATTACATCAACTTCTTTGTCGGTTGTTTGGTGCAACTGAGTATCCagaatcttcttcttcaacaagtTCGGAGCTCCAAGTCGCACAGTCCTACTCCTCTACAATTCCTAGGCCATCAGGGAAGATGGTGGATTTTTATGGATTGTGTCAGGTTGACAAATCATTtctgccactgctcaaagaagcatGCACCAATAATCCAAATCTGATAGAAAGCCAGAGAAAACACTCTGAAATGTTAAGGCAGAGTGCTTTTGATAGCTTAGGAAGGTTGTTGTTTCTGTTGCATAATGTTAGGATTAGAGATTGGATAAACCATAAACAAGAACTGCAGATGTATTGGGAGCAGGCAAAGCTCATGAAGTTCGATTTGGAATGGTTGAGTCCTGCTATGGAACGAGTCCTATCTTCGGCCGATCTTGCAAGGATCGAAGCATTGCGTGAGGAAGAGAAGTATTGGAACGAAGAAGCTTCTAAGCTAAGAGAGAAACTCAAGATTGTGGAGGATAAAGCTGCAGTCATTAGAACTGAGATTGTCCTCACAGAGTCTAAGTTGGATGGTTTTGCAATTGGTTATGGTTCAGAGGCTGGGGTTGTTTCCAAAGTCAGTCCTTGGAGGAAAATTTTTCTATTTAGATAA